In Pyramidobacter piscolens W5455, the genomic window CCGACATCGACGGCTACGCCGAAACCATGGCCGCCATCGCCGCCGAAGCCCGCTCCGACCCCGAAATCGTGAAGACCGCGCCGCACAACGCCGCTCTGGCCTCGCGCATCGACGAGAGCGCGCTGAACGACGAAAACCGACTCGCCACCACCTGGCGCGCGTGGAAAAAGCTGAACGCCGCCGCGCCGTCGGAACCGTCATAGGGCAGCGGACACCGAAACCTCACAGCTCCGTCTCGCGTCGGCAAAACCCAACAGACGCCTTTTTGGCGAACTGTCACAAACGCAGCCGACAACAAGATTCCATGCAAAATGTTCCACGTGGAACATTCCCCATGAAAAAGAGTCTGCCTCGAAATCCCCATTCCCCGGGGAAAAGAGGCAGACTCTTGTGCGCTCATGCAGTTCTATTCGGCAAGGAAAGCGCGGAACTCCGCGGGCGAAACGGAGACAAAACTCCTCTCGAGCAGTTCGTCGGGAAGCAGCGCTTCCAATCCGACAAAAGGATAACGTTGGCCGCGGATGCGCGCTTCGACTTCTCCGGGAGTCCCCAAGCTGAAAAAATCGCCGTAAATGCGGCAATCTTCCACGCACCCTTCCTTGACGACAAGGCCTATCTGCACGGTGCCGCCGGAAAAACGGCGTTCGCTGTTCACGGTGAAATCGGGCGAACTGCCCCATGTCCAGTTCCACGAGGCGTATTTGCTTACGGCCAGCTCCCGCGCATTGAGCGCCTCGGCTGCCGTAGGCGAGCGCACGGTCTCTGCGTGATAAAAACGGATCAACGCCGCCGCGAATCCTGTCTGAAAACGCTCGAGCGTCATTTTCTGCGGAAGGTGCGGCAGAAGGTTGGTAATGCGGCTGCGGACGGATCGAAAACCTTTTGACTGATATTTCTCCGGTTTGACCCGCAGGGCGCGCTCCACGTCTTCAAGGCGGGAATCGAAGAGGATCGTGCCATGGTGAAGCACCATTCCGGCCGCTGCGTACTGCGCCACGCCGGAGATCTTGCATCCTTTCACCGTCACGTCGTTGCGCCCCGAGCGTTCCGCCGCAACTCCCAGAGACTGAAGATACTGCAAAAGCGGGACGCTGAACGCCTGGATATCCAACCGTGATCCATCACGAGACGGCAGGATCACGGAGTAATTGAGGTTGCCGCGGTCGTGATACACGGCGCCGCCGCCCGTTATGCGCCGCACGACGTGAATCCCGCGCGGCGCGATGAACTCGCGCGTCACTTCCTGAGCAGTGTTCTGAAACCGCCCCACGACGACGGTGGGATCGTTGCTCCAAAGCATGAGGAACCCTTCCCGCGTTTTCACGGCTTCTTCGAAAAGGACTTCCTCGAGGGCAAGGTTGTAGCGCGGATCGTGAGCGTCGTTCAGAATGTAGCTGAAGTTCATTCGATTCATCCCGCCGTTTCCGTAAGATCTTCTTCCTTGAAAAGTCCCCGTGCGGCCGCACTGCACGGGGACCTTTTTTATGGACAGATTGTTTTTTCGAGCCTTCTCCGACAGGACCCAAACGCGTCGCGCGGCTTAACGTTCGGCGTTCAATGCCCTGCGCCCGTAAGCGTCGGCGGCGATCATGGCGTTGTAAACCATTTCCGCGTCGACCTTGAAGGGCATGTTGTGCAGCGTGTCCGTCGGCGCGCATGCGGCGTCCGCCACCGGCATCAGATGTTCGCGGCTGGTGTCGGTGACGCCGAGTTCCGCGAAGGTGACCGGCAATCCGACGGCGATCATCCAGTCGAGCATCTCCGCCAATTCCTCCTCGGGAATGTTTTCCATCACCAGCTGGGTCAGCGTACCGAAGTTTACTTTTTCGCCGTGCTGCATGTGATGGCATTCCGGAAGCTGGGTCAGCCCATTGTGAATCGCGTGCGCGGCGGCGATGCCGCAGGATTCGAAGCCAAGCCCCGAAAGCAGCGTGTTCGCTTCGATAATGCGTTCGACGGCGGGGGTCAGCGCCTGTGATTCTAGAGCGATTTTCGCTTTCAAGCCGTCGCTGACGAGCGTGTCATAACACAGTTTGGCGATGCCGAACGATGTGACGCCAACGGTGCCGCCGGCAAAATTGCCGGCGCCGGAGTTCACACAGGCGCGCGCTTCGAAGTACGTAGCCATGGCATCCCCCATGCCGGAGACGGTAAGGCGCAGCGGGCTTTGGGCAATGACTTCAGTGTCCATCAGCACAAGATTGGGATTGGCCGGCAGGAACAGATACTCTGCAAAAGCGCCCTCGTCGGTATAAATGACCGAAAGGGCGGAGCAGGGCGCGTCGGTGGAAGCGACCGTAGGGCAAATGGCGACAGGGATCCCGGCGTAGTACGCCGCGGCCTTGGCCGTGTCGAAAATCTTGCCGCCGCCGACGCCGATCATCACGTCAAAACCCTGTTCCTTTACGAGCTTTACAAGGCGATCGATCTCCGTCCGCGAGCATTCGCCGTTGAATTTCTCAAAGACGACGGAAGCCTCGCTTTGGGCAAAGCTCTTTTTGATCCGCTCGCCGACGCGGCCGATGCCGCCGGCGGAAATCAAGCAGAGCGCCTTGCTTCCGAGCTTGGCCGCATACATGCCGACGTCGTTCATCGCTCCACGGCCCTGAACATAACGCGACGGAGAAATAACCGTGACTGCCATGCTGAAACATCCTTTTCATTCTCGCTCTCGTACGTGAATTATCGTGCGTACCTCAACAAAGGAATCGCAATTCCCCCGAAGAAGAACCGGAGAGGATCGCGGGAATATCGGAAAACGCCTCGACGAGTTTCACCGTTCGGGCGCGAACGCATTTTCGCATTCGCAGCGAAAACGGAAAACCGTGTCCTCTCCGGGCGATCTCCGGCGGAATCGACCTAAGCCGTCGTACCGCCGTCTACCGCGATAACCTGCCCCGTAATTTCCTTGGACAGATGGCTGCACAGGAAGAGAACCGCGTCGGCGATGTCCTCCTCCACCTGGGGAACGCCGAAGGGGATCAGCTTCTTGACGCTGTCGTCGAAGGTGCTGTTGCGGCAATCGGCATTGTCGGAACCGCCTGTCATGGAGTCCAGAATCTCCTCCCACATCTTCGTGCGAATGATCCCCGGAGCGACGCTGTTGACGTTAATGTGATAAGGCGCCGCCACTTTGGCGAGGTTCTTCGTCAGAGAAACGACGGCCGCCTTCGTAGCGCTGTAATGTTCCAGCATCCCGAGCTGGGCGATTCCTGCGATGGAGGAGGTCGTGACGATCCGTCCTTCCTTCTGGGCGATCATTTTCTTCAGAGCGCAACGCACCACGTTGGAGAGTCCGATGACGTTGATGTCGTAGACTCTTTTGGCGCCCTCTCCGTCCAGCTCCAGAAAAGGAACCGTCTCGATGACCCCGGCGTTGTTGACGACAAAATCGATTTTGCCGCCGGCAAATGCCTCTCCGGCTCTGAAGAACTCCTCTACCTCGGCGTCGACGGAGACGTCCACCTTTTTGAAATCGGCTTTGACTCCCAGTTTGCGGAGTTCCTCGACGACGCTCTCGCCCTCGGCTTCCTTCCGGTTGCCGATGAAGACGTTGGCGCCCGCTTTTGCCAACACTTCCGCAATCGCTTTGCCCAAGCCGCGTCCGCCTCCGGTGAGCAGCGCGGTTTTCCCTTTCAGATCAATCTGAATGCTCACAAGAACTCCCTCCCTTTCTTCACGTTACGGTAGTTTTCCGGTTTTACCTTCAGACGCCTCGGATGTTGACGCAGATCGTCTTTTTGCCCTCACCTCCTCCCGAAAATCAATCGCCTCGGGGCGGTGATATTGCAATAAAGAGTTTCCTCTCCTTTGCTCCCTTGGCCTTATCCCTTGGGCGGCAGGTGCAGCGCTCTGTTCAAAACGTCCAGCGACGCTTCCTTGACCGTCTCGCCAAGGGTAGGATGCGCGTGGATCGTGGCAACGATTTCGTCGACCGTCAGCTCGGATTTCATGGCGAGCGTCCCTTCCACGATCAAATCCGTAGCCCTGGGCCCCAGAAGGTGCATGCCCAGGATCTCGCCGGTTTCTTTGTCCGCAAGGACTTTGACCATCCCGTCGGGCATCCCCGCGATCAACGCCTTGGCGTTGGAGTTCATCGGGAAGCGTCCGACGGTAAAGGGGCGTCCCGACTTGGCCAGCTCCACCTCCGTCGGGCCCACTCCCGCAAGCTCTGGGGCGGTATAGACGCCGCTCGGGACGCAGCGGTAATCCATAGCCGCTTTGTGTCCCATGATGACCTCCGCCGCGACCTCCCCTTCGGTCGAGGCAACGTGCGCCAGCATGATAGGCGAGGCACAGTCGCCGATGGCATAGATGCCGGGGACGCTGGTCCTCATCCGTTCATCGACCGCGACGCGTCCGCGCTCGGTGCGGACCCCGATCTCCTCGAGTCCGAGTCCCTGCGTGAAAGGACGGCGCCCCGTACAGACGAAAACCTTTTCCGTGACGATTTCCTCCTCCGCGTCCGTCGCGACGACTGTCGCGTATCCGTTTTCCGTGAGGCGAACCGCCTTGACCGTGGCGGAAGTCAGGATCCGAATGCCCCGGGCCTCCAGAATCTGCCTGAGGTACTCGACGAGTTCGACATCCATATTCGGCAGGATCTCC contains:
- a CDS encoding lipoate--protein ligase, translating into MNFSYILNDAHDPRYNLALEEVLFEEAVKTREGFLMLWSNDPTVVVGRFQNTAQEVTREFIAPRGIHVVRRITGGGAVYHDRGNLNYSVILPSRDGSRLDIQAFSVPLLQYLQSLGVAAERSGRNDVTVKGCKISGVAQYAAAGMVLHHGTILFDSRLEDVERALRVKPEKYQSKGFRSVRSRITNLLPHLPQKMTLERFQTGFAAALIRFYHAETVRSPTAAEALNARELAVSKYASWNWTWGSSPDFTVNSERRFSGGTVQIGLVVKEGCVEDCRIYGDFFSLGTPGEVEARIRGQRYPFVGLEALLPDELLERSFVSVSPAEFRAFLAE
- a CDS encoding glycerol dehydrogenase — translated: MAVTVISPSRYVQGRGAMNDVGMYAAKLGSKALCLISAGGIGRVGERIKKSFAQSEASVVFEKFNGECSRTEIDRLVKLVKEQGFDVMIGVGGGKIFDTAKAAAYYAGIPVAICPTVASTDAPCSALSVIYTDEGAFAEYLFLPANPNLVLMDTEVIAQSPLRLTVSGMGDAMATYFEARACVNSGAGNFAGGTVGVTSFGIAKLCYDTLVSDGLKAKIALESQALTPAVERIIEANTLLSGLGFESCGIAAAHAIHNGLTQLPECHHMQHGEKVNFGTLTQLVMENIPEEELAEMLDWMIAVGLPVTFAELGVTDTSREHLMPVADAACAPTDTLHNMPFKVDAEMVYNAMIAADAYGRRALNAER
- a CDS encoding SDR family NAD(P)-dependent oxidoreductase, which codes for MSIQIDLKGKTALLTGGGRGLGKAIAEVLAKAGANVFIGNRKEAEGESVVEELRKLGVKADFKKVDVSVDAEVEEFFRAGEAFAGGKIDFVVNNAGVIETVPFLELDGEGAKRVYDINVIGLSNVVRCALKKMIAQKEGRIVTTSSIAGIAQLGMLEHYSATKAAVVSLTKNLAKVAAPYHINVNSVAPGIIRTKMWEEILDSMTGGSDNADCRNSTFDDSVKKLIPFGVPQVEEDIADAVLFLCSHLSKEITGQVIAVDGGTTA
- the lpdA gene encoding dihydrolipoyl dehydrogenase; translated protein: MAEGSKKVVVIGGGTGGYVAALRAAQLGAAVVLVEKNALGGTCLNRGCIPTKVLLHTAELASAVREGESVGLFVKGARVDWKVLMQRKAEIVARLVEGVGFLLGANGVEVVRGSAVFRSPKEIVVTQEDGAVRSLSADAFIVATGSVPALPPVPGFDLPGILTSDGALTLDALPKSILLVGGGVIGVEFASVFSALGVKVTVVEMLPEILPNMDVELVEYLRQILEARGIRILTSATVKAVRLTENGYATVVATDAEEEIVTEKVFVCTGRRPFTQGLGLEEIGVRTERGRVAVDERMRTSVPGIYAIGDCASPIMLAHVASTEGEVAAEVIMGHKAAMDYRCVPSGVYTAPELAGVGPTEVELAKSGRPFTVGRFPMNSNAKALIAGMPDGMVKVLADKETGEILGMHLLGPRATDLIVEGTLAMKSELTVDEIVATIHAHPTLGETVKEASLDVLNRALHLPPKG